A window of the Phragmites australis chromosome 20, lpPhrAust1.1, whole genome shotgun sequence genome harbors these coding sequences:
- the LOC133901353 gene encoding protein FLUORESCENT IN BLUE LIGHT, chloroplastic-like isoform X1, with amino-acid sequence MHSVQGLTCKTTSQTSRQRMTDDEDIRPSRGHPTKEREDISSYPLWPCRFSCASPLRRRRLLGGPPVRWSAMPSSRRPPSDGGIHVANGHCHDLMRSICYLQEVVFSGFWKAYLLSSGVIFVLPPSCLAEPCEPEYSLPSMPLLFAIAMIGATVGGLLARQRKGELKRLNDQLRQINAALRRQAKIESYAPALSYAPVGSKVAESEVIVDPQKDRLIAYLRTGKNHLRNRAPDKAFPEFKEALDLAQSLGDHVKKKKAARGLGASLQRQGKYKEAIKYHFMVLNISKMTGENSGVTEAYGAIADCYTELGELEKAGKFYDQYIARLQND; translated from the exons ATGCATTCTGTGCAGGGGCTCACATGCAAAACAACCAGCCAAACATCTCGGCAGCGGATGACCGATGACGAGGATATCAGGCCCTCGCGGGGGCATCCGACGAAGGAAAGGGAAGATATTTCTTCTTATCCTCTTTGGCCATGCCGCTTCTCCTGCGCCTCTCcgctccggcgccggcgcctccTCGGCGGACCTCCGGTGAGATGGTCCGCCATGCCGTCCTCCCGGAGACCTCCA AGTGATGGTGGCATCCATGTAGCTAATGGACATTGTCATGATCTCATGCGGTCCATATGTTATCTTCAG GAAGTTGTATTTTCTGGTTTTTGGAAAGCATATCTTCTCAGTAGCGGAGTCATATTTGTTCTACCACCCAGTTGTTTAGCAGAACCATGTGAGCCAGAGTACTCTCTCCCTAGCATGCCTTTGTTGTTTGCGATAGCCATGATCGGTGCTACTGTTGGAG GGCTCCTTGCGAGACAGAGGAAAGGGGAGCTTAAACGGCTGAATGACCAGTTACGTCAGATAAATGCTGCACTGAGAAGACAAGCCAAGATTGAATCTTACGCTCCTGCTTTGAGCTATGCACCAGTTGGTAGCAAGGTAGCAGAATCAGAAGTCATTGTTGATCCTCAGAAAGATCGCCTAATTGCATATCTGAGGACTGGGAAGAACCACCTGAGAAACCGAGCTCCTGACAAGGCATTTCCTGAGTTCAAGGAAGCTCTTGATCTAGCACAATCTTTGGGTGATCAtgtcaaaaagaagaaggcagCACGAGGACTAG GCGCATCCCTGCAAAGACAAGGGAAATACAAAGAAGCCATAAAGTACCACTTCATGGTGCTAAACATCTCGAAGATGACCGGAGAGAATTCAGGTGTCACTGAAGCATACGGAGCAATAGCAGACTGCTATACCGAGCTGGGTGAGCTCGAGAAGGCAGGCAAGTTCTACGACCAGTACATCGCAAGATTGCAGAATGACTGA
- the LOC133901353 gene encoding protein FLUORESCENT IN BLUE LIGHT, chloroplastic-like isoform X2, with amino-acid sequence MPLLLRLSAPAPAPPRRTSGEMVRHAVLPETSKQLYLVPLLVHRVARFSLSTQYSAPRRVSSSTDCTRSQSDGGIHVANGHCHDLMRSICYLQEVVFSGFWKAYLLSSGVIFVLPPSCLAEPCEPEYSLPSMPLLFAIAMIGATVGGLLARQRKGELKRLNDQLRQINAALRRQAKIESYAPALSYAPVGSKVAESEVIVDPQKDRLIAYLRTGKNHLRNRAPDKAFPEFKEALDLAQSLGDHVKKKKAARGLGASLQRQGKYKEAIKYHFMVLNISKMTGENSGVTEAYGAIADCYTELGELEKAGKFYDQYIARLQND; translated from the exons ATGCCGCTTCTCCTGCGCCTCTCcgctccggcgccggcgcctccTCGGCGGACCTCCGGTGAGATGGTCCGCCATGCCGTCCTCCCGGAGACCTCCA AGCAACTCTATCTTGTTCCGTTACTAGTTCACCGGGTTGCAAGATTTTCCTTGTCTACACAGTATTCTGCACCTCGACGTGTCTCATCTTCAACTGATTGTACTCGTTCGCAGAGTGATGGTGGCATCCATGTAGCTAATGGACATTGTCATGATCTCATGCGGTCCATATGTTATCTTCAG GAAGTTGTATTTTCTGGTTTTTGGAAAGCATATCTTCTCAGTAGCGGAGTCATATTTGTTCTACCACCCAGTTGTTTAGCAGAACCATGTGAGCCAGAGTACTCTCTCCCTAGCATGCCTTTGTTGTTTGCGATAGCCATGATCGGTGCTACTGTTGGAG GGCTCCTTGCGAGACAGAGGAAAGGGGAGCTTAAACGGCTGAATGACCAGTTACGTCAGATAAATGCTGCACTGAGAAGACAAGCCAAGATTGAATCTTACGCTCCTGCTTTGAGCTATGCACCAGTTGGTAGCAAGGTAGCAGAATCAGAAGTCATTGTTGATCCTCAGAAAGATCGCCTAATTGCATATCTGAGGACTGGGAAGAACCACCTGAGAAACCGAGCTCCTGACAAGGCATTTCCTGAGTTCAAGGAAGCTCTTGATCTAGCACAATCTTTGGGTGATCAtgtcaaaaagaagaaggcagCACGAGGACTAG GCGCATCCCTGCAAAGACAAGGGAAATACAAAGAAGCCATAAAGTACCACTTCATGGTGCTAAACATCTCGAAGATGACCGGAGAGAATTCAGGTGTCACTGAAGCATACGGAGCAATAGCAGACTGCTATACCGAGCTGGGTGAGCTCGAGAAGGCAGGCAAGTTCTACGACCAGTACATCGCAAGATTGCAGAATGACTGA
- the LOC133901353 gene encoding protein FLUORESCENT IN BLUE LIGHT, chloroplastic-like isoform X3 yields MPLLLRLSAPAPAPPRRTSGEMVRHAVLPETSKQLYLVPLLVHRSDGGIHVANGHCHDLMRSICYLQEVVFSGFWKAYLLSSGVIFVLPPSCLAEPCEPEYSLPSMPLLFAIAMIGATVGGLLARQRKGELKRLNDQLRQINAALRRQAKIESYAPALSYAPVGSKVAESEVIVDPQKDRLIAYLRTGKNHLRNRAPDKAFPEFKEALDLAQSLGDHVKKKKAARGLGASLQRQGKYKEAIKYHFMVLNISKMTGENSGVTEAYGAIADCYTELGELEKAGKFYDQYIARLQND; encoded by the exons ATGCCGCTTCTCCTGCGCCTCTCcgctccggcgccggcgcctccTCGGCGGACCTCCGGTGAGATGGTCCGCCATGCCGTCCTCCCGGAGACCTCCA AGCAACTCTATCTTGTTCCGTTACTAGTTCACCGG AGTGATGGTGGCATCCATGTAGCTAATGGACATTGTCATGATCTCATGCGGTCCATATGTTATCTTCAG GAAGTTGTATTTTCTGGTTTTTGGAAAGCATATCTTCTCAGTAGCGGAGTCATATTTGTTCTACCACCCAGTTGTTTAGCAGAACCATGTGAGCCAGAGTACTCTCTCCCTAGCATGCCTTTGTTGTTTGCGATAGCCATGATCGGTGCTACTGTTGGAG GGCTCCTTGCGAGACAGAGGAAAGGGGAGCTTAAACGGCTGAATGACCAGTTACGTCAGATAAATGCTGCACTGAGAAGACAAGCCAAGATTGAATCTTACGCTCCTGCTTTGAGCTATGCACCAGTTGGTAGCAAGGTAGCAGAATCAGAAGTCATTGTTGATCCTCAGAAAGATCGCCTAATTGCATATCTGAGGACTGGGAAGAACCACCTGAGAAACCGAGCTCCTGACAAGGCATTTCCTGAGTTCAAGGAAGCTCTTGATCTAGCACAATCTTTGGGTGATCAtgtcaaaaagaagaaggcagCACGAGGACTAG GCGCATCCCTGCAAAGACAAGGGAAATACAAAGAAGCCATAAAGTACCACTTCATGGTGCTAAACATCTCGAAGATGACCGGAGAGAATTCAGGTGTCACTGAAGCATACGGAGCAATAGCAGACTGCTATACCGAGCTGGGTGAGCTCGAGAAGGCAGGCAAGTTCTACGACCAGTACATCGCAAGATTGCAGAATGACTGA
- the LOC133901353 gene encoding protein FLUORESCENT IN BLUE LIGHT, chloroplastic-like isoform X4 gives MLSSGMMEVVFSGFWKAYLLSSGVIFVLPPSCLAEPCEPEYSLPSMPLLFAIAMIGATVGGLLARQRKGELKRLNDQLRQINAALRRQAKIESYAPALSYAPVGSKVAESEVIVDPQKDRLIAYLRTGKNHLRNRAPDKAFPEFKEALDLAQSLGDHVKKKKAARGLGASLQRQGKYKEAIKYHFMVLNISKMTGENSGVTEAYGAIADCYTELGELEKAGKFYDQYIARLQND, from the exons ATGTTATCTTCAGGTATGATG GAAGTTGTATTTTCTGGTTTTTGGAAAGCATATCTTCTCAGTAGCGGAGTCATATTTGTTCTACCACCCAGTTGTTTAGCAGAACCATGTGAGCCAGAGTACTCTCTCCCTAGCATGCCTTTGTTGTTTGCGATAGCCATGATCGGTGCTACTGTTGGAG GGCTCCTTGCGAGACAGAGGAAAGGGGAGCTTAAACGGCTGAATGACCAGTTACGTCAGATAAATGCTGCACTGAGAAGACAAGCCAAGATTGAATCTTACGCTCCTGCTTTGAGCTATGCACCAGTTGGTAGCAAGGTAGCAGAATCAGAAGTCATTGTTGATCCTCAGAAAGATCGCCTAATTGCATATCTGAGGACTGGGAAGAACCACCTGAGAAACCGAGCTCCTGACAAGGCATTTCCTGAGTTCAAGGAAGCTCTTGATCTAGCACAATCTTTGGGTGATCAtgtcaaaaagaagaaggcagCACGAGGACTAG GCGCATCCCTGCAAAGACAAGGGAAATACAAAGAAGCCATAAAGTACCACTTCATGGTGCTAAACATCTCGAAGATGACCGGAGAGAATTCAGGTGTCACTGAAGCATACGGAGCAATAGCAGACTGCTATACCGAGCTGGGTGAGCTCGAGAAGGCAGGCAAGTTCTACGACCAGTACATCGCAAGATTGCAGAATGACTGA